The nucleotide window GCACTGGGTTGACTGTAGTCCTGGCCACTGAGTCACCTCTACATTTGGGTCTCTTTATTCCCTAAGTGTTGGGGTAATCTGTCATGCAGTAGTAACTGATTAGttcatcactttaaaaaaatcattgtgtGACAAAATACCTGTGACCAAGAGCATCCCACAAGCAGATgctagtttttgttgttatttggtTTAAATTGATTATCAATGCTTCCATGGTGATGTGACTTCCCAAGTGTTATTTTCCAGTTCTGTTTTGCCTTTATCATACATTTCAAATCaatgaattttatctttttggtGTATCTGACCCATTTACTAATGTAAAACAtccttctctatttcttctaGTGATGTTCACATCTTGAGTTCTGTTTTGTATATTAATAGGATTGATAAGTTTTACTTTCTCCTTGTTAAAGGAGATATTGACATATATTTTTCTAGCCCTTATTTTCATTCttcctatattattttaaatatctttttaggctgaattttgtttacttttttcccaattctgttgGCATATACTGAGCACTCATATTTAGCATAACAGAAACCCTATCAGACAGGgctagtgttttatttttttattgtggcaaaatacgcagaacacaaaatttaccatgttaaccatttttaagtatacggTTCAGTGGTACTGAATACATtcatgttgtgtaaccatcaccaccacccatttCCAAAACTCCTTCCATTGTGTAAAACAAATTCTGTATCCATTAAACTCTGACTCCCCATTGCTCCCTTCCCTTcgcctctggaagctttgtctctaTAATTTCGACTACTCCAAGCATCTCATATAATCATACAGcacttatttgtctttttgagactgcctcatttcacttggcataatgtcctcaaggttcacccACGTAGCATGATGTCAGAATTCCCTTCATTTTTAAAGCTAAGTAAtacttctggttttctttttaatgtgctctGATAGTATCTTCTGATAAGTTAAAACCACCCAACCACCCACTTGCAttgtttgtactttttttctgtaatcttTAACCGAAGTTTTGCTActgttttttctcattcttttctattttgggAGATTgactaaaatttttttctctaagattTTCTCCAAAAGTTTGTAGCATTATGAATAGTCTAATCACCTATTCTAGTTCCATTCTCCTAGACCTCAGGACCCCTTAACACCCCCCCCTAAAGACTGAGGACCCCAAAGAATGTGTATGTGGGTTACCTCTACCAATAGTTACCATGCTAGAAATTAAGTGTTTTAAAGATATTAatcctctaaaaataataaaccaattatatgtgaacataacatttttattttaaaaagtcagcgaGTGGCAGAGTTTGTTTTGCAAGTCGTTTAATGCCTGGcttaaaaccttgtctctgcagACTTTTGTCTGCAGACAAAatactctaaaaatacaaaaattagccaggcatggtggcacacacctgtaatcccagctactggggaggctgaggcatgagaatcgcttgaacccgggaggtggaggttgcattactgcactccagcctgggcaaaagagcgagactccgtctcaaaaaaataaaaataaaaataaattaattaattaaataaaaagcaaatcaaGGCataatcatacttttttttttttttttttttttttgagacggagttttgctcttgttgcccaggctggaatgcaatggcgcgatctcggctcactgcaacctccgcttcccaggttcaagcaattctcctgcctcagcctcccaagtagctgggattacaggcatgtgccaccacgcccggctaattttgtatttttagtagagacggggtttctccatgttggtcaggctggtctggaactcccgacctcaggtgatccgcccgcttcggcctcccaaagtgctgggattacaggtgtgagccactgcccccggctggCATAGTCTTAGTGAACAGTTTTGTCCTCAAAGATCCTAAAATCATCAAGCTTGCTCTTTTAAGAGTTTGAAGTATTACATTCTTCAGCTATGAGTCTGGTGCCTCTCTgttggtttttgcttttcttaaatGCTTGGCAATACTTGGTAGTGTTGAGGGTATTGAGATTTCCTGCAGTTTGCCAGGAAGAAAGGATAAAATGTGCTGCCAGGCAGGACGTGCTGGTAGCTAATCTCAGTATGGGCATCTCCTTTCTTATGGAGCGTAACAGGGTCTGTCTCTTCCCTTGAACAAGGCACTTTACTTCAATCTCTCACACGCTGGTATCATTTTAGCAAAAAATTTAACCAGTTTCTTTGCTCATCAATGCTTTTTTAATCccatttcttatatttatttttcttctcaaaatacATCCTGTAGTGATTATTTCATAGTCTATATAGTAGATTTTGAGGCCatgtatttctaaaatgttttaaatttttgctgtTTCAGATTCTTTTTAAAGTGACCTAATTTTACCTATACAAAATATGAAACATATCTTTAAATCTAGTGTGGTCAACGTcttcaatgctctccaaataGGTGAGATTCATACCATAACTTGAGGTCTAAACTTCTGTTTACTACTCCATTTTTTTAATGCCCTCTCTGCCTATTCAGGGATTTACAGCTCAAGATCAAGCATCTAATTCCAACCATTTTTTGACATTTACATAGCAAAGGCAGCTTTGGATGGAGGTGGAAAATTCCCCAAGTCAGCCACCCTTGAGCTAAAAGAGGTTGAATATTCAGAAATTCGACTCATCTTTCAAGATCCACTTCAAAGTCCTGTATCTAATACTGCCAGTCTGCAATGATCTTCCCTTCTTCCACCATTTCTCATAGAACCCGAAGAACTCTGAAGTTAGAATGGACCCTAGCAACCTACATCAACAATCTCCTCCTACAAATAGAGTGCCTGAAGCTCAGAACAGTTGCTGGCTTGTTTGTGATCATGTCGCTAACACCCAGAAGCCTAAATTTTATTCCACTTTCAAAACTGTCTTTACCTTGGTTCAACACTGTTTCGTCATTCCATGCCCTATAGTGGTAGATtcaattttacattcttttattaATCTCTGTTTAATAGGCTTAATATTTTATAGTTCAAATTTCTATTTCATAAACAAcaaaagggctgggcgtggtggctcatgcctgtaatccgaacactttgggaggctgagacgggcggatcacctgaggtcaggagttcacgaccagcctggccaacaaggcgaaaccctatctctactaaaaatacaaaaattagctgggcatggtggtgcccgcctgtaatcccagctcctcgggaggctgaggcaggagaatcacttgaacctgggaggtggaggctgcagtgagccgagattgcgccactgcactccagcctgggtgacagagcgagactccgtctcaaaaaaaaaaaaaagttcttttaaaCCAATAAATGTTGATGTGGTTGGCTATACAGGTATCCCTCATTATCTGAACTCTCACCTAATATGGCTGTTAACTTGCAAAATTTTTTACTCAGTATTCACTACCTTAAGCAGTAAACTGGTTTACCGAACCTCTGTACTGAAGTCTGTGAAATGTTTAAACTGAAAGGATGCAGACAGTATGCTGCATTCCTGCCTCAGCCGTGCTCTGATGGGCTCACCTGTCGTCTTCATCATCATCCTCCCCACACTAAGTGGATTTATGTTCCAGGAAGTGGAAAAGGCAGTGAAGAAATTAGGTAAGCCAAAGCAGCCTAGAAAAGCTTATTTAGAAGTTAGAAGTGATAAAGTGTATTGAGAGATGAATGCAGAAAAGGCACAAGCCTGGCTCTGCATTCATATCCACCTACCATGACCACAGTTGCAGTTATACggtggaaaataaagaaaacataggaaaataattttggatCTGAAATGCTTCACTGTGTAAATCGAGCATGaatgataattttgaaaaatgattgCAATACCTTATATAATAGACTGTCATAATTAgtgtttaaaatgctttattattATGAAGAATCCTTGGTGGATTGTTATATTATGGACTCCAATAACAGATGTACCAACTGGCAAAATGCCATGTTTGTTCCTGTGCCTTAAAAAGCCCTGAGCGCCACCTACTGGCAAATCTCTATCAGGGGTTCCTTACTATGCAGTACTATGAATAAAGCTTCCCTTCTACATTTTAGCTCAGCATCTGTGTTAAATGTTTTTCAACAGTATTTCAATTTAATTATAATTGGGGAACTGTTCAGGAGTTTGGGGtaggattatttttcttatttaaaagttaaaaatatataggttCTCTATATCCAATTAAGTTTCAGAAATGGGTTAGATAGGAAGAGTGAAGAATGCTTTATTTTCAATGGAACCAAATAGTTTACTCAGTATCTTGATATTCAGACTATGGTCCCTAGATCTGCAGCACGGGTATCACCAGTAGGGGCTGGTTAGAAATGCCAATTTAGCTCTTACCTTAGTTTTACTGAACccgaatctgcattttaacagtaTCCCTGGGTTAACTGTATGCATACTGAGGTTTGAGAAGCTCTGTTGGACAAAGTTGGCTGCTCAATTACTGTACATCTATTTTCCTCCTACTTCACAGATCCCTGACTTCCAGGGTGAGCCTGCCTGGCCCAGGATAATCCCATTTCCCCTACCAACGACTGGTTTGGAAATGGGAGTGTAACCAGTTTTGGTCAAGGAGACCTAAGTGGAAGTTGACTGGGCCAAATTTCTTTAAGAAGTTTCCTCCATTCCAAGAGTCAGAGAAGAGACACTGTCTCTTCCTCTGGACACTGTAGTGTCTGAAGGTAAACACTGAAAACGGCTGCAGACATCTCCTAGCAGCCTAAGAATGAAGCCAACACGAGGGCTGGAGGAACACAGTGCTAGAAAGTAGGTTCCTGATGAGGTTTTGAGCCACTCAATCAACTCTGAAGTCTATTGTATCTTTGGGCGACCTGTTATATGAGAAACATTGTTTCATTCGGAATTCCTTTCTTGTATTCAAAATCCTGGATAATCACTGATGACCCTTAACAAAAAGCCCAGAAATCAGACTATTTTCTATtagatggtttttaaaaacttgacaaTTCTACGAATCGAGTGTTTTCTTCCTGTAAGAAGCTTTTTATCGGCTGAAACAATACGTTCCTTTTGTATgctcgttttttgtttttttttttttgagacggagtctcgctctgtcaccggggctggagtgcagtggtgcgatctaggctcactgcaacctccgcctcccgggttcacgccattctcctgcctcagcctcccaagtagctgggactacaggcgcccgccaccatgcccggctaatttttttgcatttttagtagagacgggatttcactgtattagccaggatggtctcgatctcctgacctcgtgatccgcccgccccggcctcccaaagtgctgggattacaggcgtgagccaccacacccggccgtatACTCGTTTTTTAATCCTCTTTCCTAGGATACAGTGGGGTTTATAATTTGTGGGATCAAATAGTacttataaaattacaaaaaatggaAGTAtccccttaaaaataaaaattatgatttagTCAAACAAgcccatatttaaaaaataaagcccactagacatattaaacattttaatttatcttctAGAACATTTCTCTTTTCAATCCATTTTTAACCTAGTTTtataagaacaattttttttttttttttttgagacggagtctcgctctgtcccccaggctggagtgcactggcgcaatctcagctcactgcaacctccgcctcccaggctcaagcaattctcatgcctcagcctcccaagtacctgagaatacaggcgtgtgccaccacactcagctaattttttgtattatttgtagagacggggttttgccatgttggccacgctgctctcaaactcctgacctcaagcgatctgcccacctcggcctccaaaggtgctgggattactggtgtgagccactgctcctggccaggtATTACTTTAATATAAGTCACTGAAGAGTGGAAACTAATAGGatggatttactttttttttactttgtaaaagaTCACTTTAGTTCTTCTGGGAAGAATTGAGGACATGAATAGAAAACTCTTTAATGCTGAAAGTTCTAAGAGGCTGAATGAGCATTTATTAGGAAAGATTTATGGGGTGGAGGCTTAGCTACTAGGAGTGTGATTTTTTCAGAGACTCTAAACAATCAATAGGTACAatcagagaaagggagaaaaatcagTAGGTACAAtcagagaaagggggaaaaaataccTACAAAAGGGCCAGATCCAGTGGcgtgcacccgtaatcccagccctttgggaggcggaggtaggaggtttgcttgaggccaggagttcgaggcagcccgtgcaacatagtgaaacctcatctctataaaaataaaaaatattagccaggtgtggtggggcatgacTGTGGTCCtaggtattcaggaggctgaggcaggaggattacttaagtccaggaggtcaaggctgcagtgagctgtggtcatgccacttcactccagcctggatgacagagaaagaccttgtctcaaaaactaaaaaccaaACCTACAACAGCGGCAACATCAAGTGTGAACTGCTTCTAAATACACTGTCAATTTGACCATGTTCTACTAACAAGGTATTTATGCCCTTACATTGCTACCTTATGCAATTCATCTAGCTAAAGACTTTAACATTTCAAACAAAGGAAGACAGAGAATtctatttacaatttaaaaacttTATCATCAACTGACCTAAAACCTACCCAGTATTATTAGTTCTATTAACTAATCCAAAGATAAACTTTGAAGTTGCTTTTATTTGAACCGGAAAATTGTTACTTTCaaactaaatataaataataataaattgataagaaacaaagcaaaaagactATTCTAATTCAAAAATATCTTATATCTTAAAGCAACAATGTTTTTCATCAatttggtaattatttttaagtaatgcTCTTTAGCCTTTAACTTAAAAGTCTGAAGAGTCCTCTTTAGTTTACTCTGAGTTCTCTCATTTGCCAGCATTCTTGCCACTGTCCCTGATATGAGGGTGTTAACCTGAGCGCTGCTGCCTttcttaaagaagaaagtgaaatatGCCCGTGTCTCTATCAAAAGTGGAAAAACATCTGGCTCCCCTTCTCTCATTTATCTTATCCATCTGTTTCCTCTAGGCATTCTGAGTTTGTAAggcactaaaataaaatttgtattatacaaatacaaattactacacaaaataatacaaatgatatTCTAGATATTTTTATGGTAAAATAGAGTATTTGGTGAAATTACTAATAATATCAATCATtcccaacaataaaaaatatctacTAGATCAATGCAAATTCATAGCATTTAATATTTATGctcaatatataatatttaaatacacatattttaagaagaaaattaccTTTCAAGAGATGATTCAGATCCATTGTGTCATGTAAGACTTTCTGTTTATGTCTGTGGTCTAAACTGGAGTCTAACACTGAAGACACCTTTGAGGAGGGATCAGgctcctgtttttctttcccttttttggctgctttcaaatattttgaatcaTTTTTCAAATCCTCAACATCTTCATATATTTCTTGGCttacattttcttgctttttaactttcACTTTTTGATCATTTGCTATGCCCAGTTCAAAAGACTGAAGAGGGCTAATGTCTGGAGTTGATAAGGGACTTACGTCGGTCACAGTATCTTCAGACTCCTCAGGGTAGTGGCCACATTTTGGTGTAGTACTTGAAGGCTGGGTTTCTGTCGATTTTATTCCTGATTTATACTTCTGTTTTGGTGACAGGAGGGTTATACCAGATACATGTTTCTTGGATGATGGAGACGAATCAGGTAGATGGCTATCAGACCCTGCATCTAAACGATCTGTACCTGAACCTGAAGGTGAGGAAgataaagaggaggaggaagaggagctaaCTTTGCAATACTTTTTCCTTATGCTTTTTTTAACGTTAGTAGATGGTTTAGCGGACTTGGACTTTGCCTGGTATTTCTTCCCATCATCACTGCTTTCCTCTCCATCTGTGTAGTAATCATCTTCACCTTCTTTTACAATTTTGGGAATTCTATTTGGAATGGACACATGTATTTTAAGTCCTGTTGTAACATCGTACAATTTTTTTGATTTTGAAGAGGCTGGCAATGAGAAAGAACTTACAGTTTGTGTAACATCATTCTCTACAGGGTGTTCTGGGGGAAACTTCACGTTTCTTTCATTTCCCTTCTCAGTAAggtaattttctgttgtttgcatTCCAGTGTTCGAGTTtacattttttgtatctttatctaTTCTTTCCTTTGGGTCCTCATTTTGCTTGTCAAAAACTGAGTTAGTttcacatttctttccttcttcaaaGTCACTGTCAAAGAAAGAATGGTCCACTTCACCTTCTAATATATCTGCATACTGATCCATGATGGCAAAAATacatctgaaaaaaaatgtaaacatcagACTAAAGAGTGATTTCCAAATACTTTCCACTTGTATACAATAATTAATTTTCCCAAAATGACAAGTgtgtttaatatataaaaagaaacattataaaaacaacaacaaaaaaaagtaactcaGTGAAGTGATGATGGGGTTCTATGAGTAACAAGTTCTACcaattatctgaaaaataaaaaagtcccaTAGTTAAGTTCACAAGAAAATAACAGATCATCAAGTCAGGGATGTCACAAACATGTTTACCTAAGCGAACCTTAAGGATAATCTGCCTTCTATAAATTAAgtacaagaaaacaaagaaaaaggccgggcgcggtggctcatgcctgtaatcccagcactttgggaggccgaggcgggcggaccacgaggtcaagagatcgagaccatcctggccaacatgatgaaaccccatctctactaaaaatacaaaaattagctgggcgtgatggcgcgtgcctgtagtcccagctactcgggaagctgaagcaggagaactgcttgaacccagggggtgcaggttgcagtgagccgccatcacaccactgcagtccagcttggcgacagaacgagactccatctcaacaacaaacaaaaacaaaaaccccaaagatATACAAATTAAGTACAATTAGAGTTTAAAACAAGAAaggatagaattaaaaaaaaaactcatagtcACCTCCCTTGagaataaaagtcaaaaaaataaaaggaaaagaagaaacatctCATAGGACCAGCTAAACCAGTCCAAACACACGATTCTAGTGCAAGTCGTGCAGTAAGGATTGACTGACATATTTCAGGACTTGCTGTCTTTGTCCCCTTTCTGCTCCTTTACTGCagttaggaaggaagaaggagagacaAGGAGATGATTCCTGTTAAGGTTCCCCATCCCTTCTTGAAGAGGAACAAAATTTCTAAGTCACACATACAGGCTGCACAGGTATGTCGAACTTCTGAATGTGTAATCACAAACTGCCAAAACCACATATAGAAAATGAAAGGGGAAGAGTATAtatgtttcactgtgttaaaGGGGGTCTGATATATGAGAAATTCACAGCAGACAGCCAATGGCTGtctaaaatggaaaaatcaagGCATATTATTCAGACACATGGAGTTAAGTATTACAAAAAATGGATTAAAACGTTCAAAGTAGTTGCCTTTATCGGGGGCAGGGaccactgatttttgtgtgtttttttccctaGAGACCACTGTTTTTGTTATAGACCTTAAATTACTAGTTGACCTGTAAATTTATGTATTACTGTgataaaaaattgatttaaaatattttaatactctaTACAGTTAAATTAGAAACATCGCTATAAAATAatagtctttaaaaaatgttttttatctgTTATTACAGTGGTCAAAGCAGCTGTGTCACATTATCTACTACTGATAACCTTAAGATCAGAAttgaccttctttttttttttttttttttttttgtttgagacggagtctcgctctgtcgcccaggctggagtgcagcggtgcaatctcggctcactgcaagctccgcatcctgggttcacgccattctcctgcctcaccctcccgagtagctgggactacaggcgcctgccactacgcgcagctaattttttgtatttttagtagagacggggtttcaccgtgttagccaggatggtctccatctcctgaccttgtgatccgcccacctcggcctcccaaagtgctgagattacaggcgtgagccaccacgccccgcccagAATTGACCTTCTAATACTACTCTCCACTAAAAAAACCCCAGGACTCCTTGGCAGGCAGGGGACTGCATTTCTGGAGGCAAAGAGCCTGGATCAGCTTATTGTTGCCAGAAAGCACAATATTCACAAATATGCCTGGGGTGGCGGGAATGAAACAGAGGATCAGTTTAAAGAGGCTTCCACTGTCCAAGCTGGACAATTCAGCactgaaaaaagacaaatatacataaaaatgaaaaaataatttctacgaGAAGCCATGAGTACACACTGATAGTCAAAAGTGACAATAAAACAATTTCCAATAATAAAACagcaaaaggccaggcacggtggctcatgctgtaatcccagcactttgggaggcgaaggcgggtggatcacaaggtcaggagtttgagaccactctggccaacatagtgaaaccccatctctactagaaacacaaaaaattagccaggtgtggtggtgtgtgcctgtaatcccagctactcggggggctgaggcaggagaatg belongs to Symphalangus syndactylus isolate Jambi chromosome 4, NHGRI_mSymSyn1-v2.1_pri, whole genome shotgun sequence and includes:
- the CFAP97 gene encoding cilia- and flagella-associated protein 97 isoform X1, which encodes MHWHNLRSLQPPPPGFKCIFAIMDQYADILEGEVDHSFFDSDFEEGKKCETNSVFDKQNEDPKERIDKDTKNVNSNTGMQTTENYLTEKGNERNVKFPPEHPVENDVTQTVSSFSLPASSKSKKLYDVTTGLKIHVSIPNRIPKIVKEGEDDYYTDGEESSDDGKKYQAKSKSAKPSTNVKKSIRKKYCKVSSSSSSSLSSSPSGSGTDRLDAGSDSHLPDSSPSSKKHVSGITLLSPKQKYKSGIKSTETQPSSTTPKCGHYPEESEDTVTDVSPLSTPDISPLQSFELGIANDQKVKVKKQENVSQEIYEDVEDLKNDSKYLKAAKKGKEKQEPDPSSKVSSVLDSSLDHRHKQKVLHDTMDLNHLLKAFLQLDKKGLQKHHFDQPSVAPGKNYSFTREEVRQIDRENQRLLKELSRQAEKPGSKSTIPRSADHPPKLYHSAVNRQKEQQRIERENLALLKRLEAVKPTVGMKRSEQLMDYHRNMGYLNSSPLSRRSRSALGQYSPLRGASRTSSATSGLSYRSERSAVDPSSGHPQRRPKPPNVRTAWL
- the CFAP97 gene encoding cilia- and flagella-associated protein 97 isoform X2; translated protein: MDQYADILEGEVDHSFFDSDFEEGKKCETNSVFDKQNEDPKERIDKDTKNVNSNTGMQTTENYLTEKGNERNVKFPPEHPVENDVTQTVSSFSLPASSKSKKLYDVTTGLKIHVSIPNRIPKIVKEGEDDYYTDGEESSDDGKKYQAKSKSAKPSTNVKKSIRKKYCKVSSSSSSSLSSSPSGSGTDRLDAGSDSHLPDSSPSSKKHVSGITLLSPKQKYKSGIKSTETQPSSTTPKCGHYPEESEDTVTDVSPLSTPDISPLQSFELGIANDQKVKVKKQENVSQEIYEDVEDLKNDSKYLKAAKKGKEKQEPDPSSKVSSVLDSSLDHRHKQKVLHDTMDLNHLLKAFLQLDKKGLQKHHFDQPSVAPGKNYSFTREEVRQIDRENQRLLKELSRQAEKPGSKSTIPRSADHPPKLYHSAVNRQKEQQRIERENLALLKRLEAVKPTVGMKRSEQLMDYHRNMGYLNSSPLSRRSRSALGQYSPLRASRTSSATSGLSYRSERSAVDPSSGHPQRRPKPPNVRTAWL
- the CFAP97 gene encoding cilia- and flagella-associated protein 97 isoform X3, with protein sequence MDQYADILEGEVDHSFFDSDFEEGKKCETNSVFDKQNEDPKERIDKDTKNVNSNTGMQTTENYLTEKGNERNVKFPPEHPVENDVTQTVSSFSLPASSKSKKLYDVTTGLKIHVSIPNRIPKIVKEGEDDYYTDGEESSDDGKKYQAKSKSAKPSTNVKKSIRKKYCKVSSSSSSSLSSSPSGSGTDRLDAGSDSHLPDSSPSSKKHVSGITLLSPKQKYKSGIKSTETQPSSTTPKCGHYPEESEDTVTDVSPLSTPDISPLQSFELGIANDQKVKVKKQENVSQEIYEDVEDLKNDSKYLKAAKKGKEKQEPDPSSKVSSVLDSSLDHRHKQKVLHDTMDLNHLLKAFLQLDKKGLQKHHFDQPSVAPGKNYSFTREEVRQIDRENQRLLKELSRQAEKPGSKSTIPRSADHPPKLYHSAVNRQKEQQRIERENLTISLCHPGWRAVT